In the Ipomoea triloba cultivar NCNSP0323 chromosome 6, ASM357664v1 genome, one interval contains:
- the LOC116022632 gene encoding BTB/POZ domain-containing protein NPY1 has product MKFMKLGSKPDAFQSEGNFIRYVSSELATDVTIVVGEVKFYLHKFPLLSKSNRLQKLLSRESEQSSDAIQLVDFPGGPKTFEICAKFCYGITVTLNPYNVVAARCAAEYLEMTEDVDRGNLIFKIEVFLTSSVFRSWKDSIIVLQTTKSLLPWSEDLRVVGRCIDSIASKTSVEPSNISWSYTYNRKLAVSDNIPEIRTKFPDKMDSVPKDWWVEDICELEIDLYKRVMIAVKSKGRMNGSVIGEALRTYAVRWLPDSVGASVSEAHSKRNKTLVETIICLLPSDRGASCSCNFLLKLLRVAILVEAEDSLREDLLKSISLKLDEASVNELLIPARSPQTTIYDVELVKSLVNRYVTRERGSLDANATEKSRKGSDDFVLGRGSWMNLSKLIDGYLVEVAHDPGLSLGTFIELLQSIPESARPIHDGLYGAIDIYLKEHPNLTKAERKKLCGFMDVRKLTMDASMHAAQNERLPLRTVVRVLYFEQIRTAAGVQGLNNSSSDDALDSGRVTQEEWEKPLPVTHQSARKQMNQMSIADKDPQKNAKLEKKASKNRGSGAQLLPSRSRRIFDKLWAVGKGTGNGENRSSETSGSSQSPTSMAQGETKSSGSSSRRRRHSIS; this is encoded by the exons GTACGTGTCATCTGAATTAGCAACAGACGTTACCATTGTTGTCGGAGAAGTGAAATTTTATCTTCACAAG TTCCCACTCTTGTCCAAGTCCAATCGATTGCAAAAGCTTCTGTCGAGAGAGAGTGAGCAGAGTTCTGATGCAATTCAGCTGGTTGATTTTCCCGGTGGACCGAAGACATTTGAGATATGTGCCAAATTCTGCTATGGAATTACGGTAACTCTTAATCCCTACAATGTTGTTGCTGCTCGGTGTGCTGCGGAGTATCTTGAGATGACCGAAGATGTTGACAGAGGAAACCTGATTTTCAAAATAGAGGTATTCCTAACCTCGAGTGTCTTCCGTAGCTGGAAAGATTCAATCATAGTTCTTCAAACCACCAAGTCTCTTCTACCGTGGTCCGAGGATTTGAGGGTTGTAGGGCGATGCATAGATTCTATTGCATCGAAGACCTCGGTGGAGCCCTCAAATATTTCCTGGTCATACACTTACAACCGGAAGCTTGCAGTGTCAGACAACATACCCGAAATTAGGACAAAATTCCCGGACAAAATGGATTCCGTGCCAAAGGATTGGTGGGTTGAAGATATATGTGAACTGGAAATAGATCTTTATAAACGTGTCATGATTGCCGTGAAATCAAAGGGAAGGATGAACGGGAGCGTAATCGGTGAAGCGCTTAGAACTTATGCAGTCAGATGGTTGCCAGATTCTGTTGGTGCCTCGGTTTCTGAAGCTCATAGCAAGAGGAACAAGACTTTAGTAGAAACGATAATCTGCTTATTGCCTTCAGACAGGGGCGCTAGTTGTTCTTGTAACTTTCTTCTCAAATTACTACGAGTTGCTATTCTTGTTGAAGCCGAGGATTCATTAAGGGAAGATCTCCTGAAAAGTATAAGCTTGAAGTTGGACGAGGCATCTGTCAATGAACTGCTGATCCCGGCTAGGTCTCCCCAAACCACTATTTATGATGTCGAACTGGTGAAGAGTCTCGTGAATAGATACGTAACACGTGAAAGGGGTAGCCTGGATGCTAATGCCACTGAAAAGAGTAGGAAGGGCTCGGATGATTTTGTACTAGGGCGGGGATCGTGGATGAATTTGAGCAAACTCATTGACGGTTACCTAGTAGAGGTAGCTCATGATCCAGGCCTTAGTCTCGGCACTTTCATCGAACTGTTGCAATCCATTCCAGAATCAGCAAGACCAATTCACGATGGCCTTTATGGTGCCATTGATATTTATCTGaag GAGCATCCGAACTTGACAAAAGCCGAGAGAAAGAAGCTGTGTGGTTTCATGGATGTGCGGAAGTTGACAATGGATGCATCGATGCATGCAGCACAAAACGAGCGGTTGCCACTAAGAACAGTAGTTCGGGTCTTATATTTTGAGCAAATCAGGACTGCCGCTGGAGTTCAAGGCCTTAACAACAGCAGCTCCGACGATGCATTAGATTCCGGGAGGGTTACTCAAGAAGAGTGGGAGAAACCGTTACCAGTTACCCACCAATCAGCGAGGAAACAAATGAACCAGATGAGCATAGCAGATAAAGATCCGCAGAAGAACGCAAAGTTGGAGAAGAAAGCTAGCAAGAATAGAGGTAGCGGGGCACAGCTGCTACCATCCCGATCCAGGAGAATTTTTGACAAGCTATGGGCTGTGGGTAAAGGGACCGGAAATGGGGAGAACAGAAGCTCGGAGACCTCGGGTAGTTCACAGAGTCCAACTTCCATGGCTCAAGGAGAAACCAAGTCTTCTGGTTCATCTTCAAGACGCAGGAGGCATTCCATTTCATAG